A single region of the Streptomyces sp. NBC_01262 genome encodes:
- a CDS encoding YbhB/YbcL family Raf kinase inhibitor-like protein yields the protein MSELKRRPLPHDFHPPVPSFTVVSDDIVAGGVLKEDQVYEGGNVSPHLRWKGFPAETRSFAVTCYDPDAPTGSGFWHWVLFDIPATVTELPAGAGTGAFEGLPKGSVQVRNDYGSKDFGGAAPPPGDGSHRYVFTVYAVDQDKLGPDAEVSPAVVGFNLRFHAIARAQLIGEYENKG from the coding sequence GTGTCCGAGCTGAAGCGGCGTCCGCTCCCCCACGACTTCCATCCGCCGGTGCCGTCGTTCACCGTGGTGAGCGATGACATCGTCGCGGGCGGAGTCCTCAAGGAGGATCAGGTCTACGAAGGGGGGAATGTCTCGCCGCATCTGCGGTGGAAGGGCTTCCCGGCGGAGACCAGGAGCTTCGCCGTGACCTGTTACGACCCGGACGCGCCGACGGGCAGCGGGTTCTGGCACTGGGTGCTCTTCGACATCCCGGCGACGGTGACCGAGTTGCCGGCGGGTGCGGGGACGGGCGCCTTCGAGGGACTGCCGAAGGGTTCCGTGCAGGTGCGGAACGACTACGGGAGCAAGGACTTCGGCGGTGCCGCGCCGCCGCCCGGGGACGGGTCGCATCGCTATGTCTTCACGGTCTACGCGGTGGACCAGGACAAGCTCGGCCCGGATGCGGAGGTGTCGCCGGCGGTGGTCGGCTTCAATCTGCGGTTCCATGCCATCGCCCGGGCTCAGCTGATCGGTGAGTACGAGAACAAGGGCTGA
- a CDS encoding sporulation protein, producing the protein MGFKKLLASLGAGGASVETVLNEPNVVPGGVVQGEVRIQGGSVAQQIEGLTVGLQARVEVEGQDQEYHQNIEFHRQQLGGAFEVQPGAVHTVPFGLEIPYETPITHFMGTHLRGMSVGVTTELAIARAVDSGDLDPVNVHPMPAQQAILDAFGQLGFSFRSADLEKGHLRGTRQRLPFYQEIEFNAPQQYRGLTQVELTFVADGHEMDVILEMDKKPGLFSEGSDTFRSFKVGLHNFQATDWAGYLHQWLAEVGGKRNWF; encoded by the coding sequence GTGGGCTTCAAGAAGCTGCTTGCGAGCTTGGGCGCCGGGGGTGCGTCCGTGGAGACCGTGCTCAACGAGCCGAATGTGGTGCCGGGCGGGGTCGTCCAGGGCGAGGTGCGGATTCAGGGCGGCTCGGTCGCGCAGCAGATCGAGGGCCTGACGGTGGGGCTTCAGGCGCGGGTCGAGGTCGAGGGGCAGGACCAGGAGTACCACCAGAACATCGAGTTCCACCGGCAGCAGCTGGGCGGGGCGTTCGAGGTGCAGCCGGGTGCGGTGCACACGGTGCCGTTCGGGCTGGAGATTCCGTACGAGACGCCGATCACGCACTTCATGGGCACGCACCTGCGCGGGATGAGCGTCGGGGTGACGACGGAGCTGGCGATCGCCCGTGCGGTGGACTCCGGTGACCTGGACCCGGTGAACGTGCATCCGATGCCGGCGCAGCAGGCGATTCTGGACGCGTTCGGGCAGCTGGGCTTCTCCTTCCGCAGCGCGGATCTGGAGAAGGGCCACCTCCGGGGGACGCGGCAGCGGCTGCCGTTCTACCAGGAGATCGAGTTCAACGCGCCGCAGCAGTACCGGGGGCTGACCCAGGTGGAGCTGACCTTCGTCGCGGACGGTCATGAGATGGACGTCATCCTGGAGATGGACAAGAAGCCGGGGCTGTTCAGCGAGGGCAGCGACACCTTCCGCTCGTTCAAGGTCGGCCTGCACAACTTCCAGGCGACCGACTGGGCGGGCTATCTCCACCAGTGGCTGGCGGAGGTCGGCGGGAAGCGCAACTGGTTCTAG
- a CDS encoding DNA-3-methyladenine glycosylase → MIPAPDSTPLPRVFFDRPVLEVAPDLLGRTLLRSTDDGVIALRLTEVEAYAGPDDPGSHAFRGRSDRNAVMFGPPGHTYVYFTYGMWHCLNLVCGPEGDPSGVLLRAGEITEGADLARKHRLTSRRPHDLAQGPARLATALDVDRALNGADVCGADPAASPFRILTGTPPAPATIRTGPRTGVGGDGAAHPWRYWIDGDPTVSPYRAHAPRRRDKQ, encoded by the coding sequence ATGATCCCCGCTCCCGATAGCACCCCGCTGCCCCGGGTCTTCTTCGACCGCCCGGTCCTGGAGGTCGCCCCCGACCTCCTGGGGCGCACCCTCCTACGGAGCACGGACGACGGCGTGATCGCGCTGCGCCTCACCGAGGTCGAGGCCTACGCGGGCCCCGACGACCCCGGATCCCACGCCTTCCGCGGCCGCTCCGACCGCAACGCCGTCATGTTCGGCCCGCCCGGCCACACCTACGTCTACTTCACCTACGGCATGTGGCACTGCCTCAACCTGGTCTGCGGCCCCGAGGGCGACCCCAGCGGCGTACTGCTCCGCGCCGGCGAGATCACCGAGGGCGCCGACCTCGCCCGTAAGCACCGCCTCACCTCCCGCCGCCCCCACGACCTGGCCCAGGGCCCCGCCCGCCTCGCCACCGCACTCGACGTCGACCGCGCCCTCAACGGCGCCGACGTCTGCGGCGCCGACCCGGCCGCCTCCCCCTTCCGCATCCTCACCGGCACCCCGCCCGCCCCCGCCACCATCCGCACCGGCCCCCGCACCGGCGTCGGCGGTGACGGCGCCGCCCACCCCTGGCGCTACTGGATCGACGGCGACCCGACCGTCAGCCCGTACCGCGCGCACGCACCCCGCCGCCGCGATAAGCAGTAG
- the tyrS gene encoding tyrosine--tRNA ligase — MTDIVDELRWRGLIAVSTDEDALRKAFADGPVTIYCGFDPTAPSLHLGNLVQILTVRRLQQAGNRPLALVGGATGLIGDPKPTAERTLNDTDTVASWVERIRGQIEPFLSFEGPNAATMVNNLDWTSGMSAITLLRDIGKYFRVNNMIAKEAVSRRLNSDAGISYTEFSYQVLQGMDYLELYRRYGCTLQTGGSDQWGNITAGTDLIRKAEGVSVHALATPLITKADGTKFGKTEGGAIWLDPELTTPYAFYQFWLNADDRDISKFLRIFSFASRTEIEELERLTEERPQARAAQRALAEELTTLVHGADQTAAVIAASKALFGQGDLADLDGPTLAAALSELPHAKVTELAPVVDLFTQVELVASKSAARRTIKEGGAYINNTKVTSEDAVPSPSDLLHGKWLVLRRGKKNLAAVEVG; from the coding sequence GTGACGGACATCGTCGACGAGCTGCGGTGGCGAGGCCTGATCGCCGTTTCCACCGACGAGGACGCACTGCGCAAAGCGTTCGCGGACGGCCCCGTCACGATCTATTGCGGCTTCGACCCGACGGCGCCCAGCCTCCACCTCGGCAACCTGGTGCAGATCCTCACCGTCCGCCGCCTCCAGCAGGCCGGCAACCGTCCGCTCGCCCTCGTCGGCGGCGCCACGGGCCTGATCGGCGACCCCAAGCCCACCGCCGAGCGCACACTCAACGACACCGACACCGTCGCGTCCTGGGTCGAGCGGATCCGAGGCCAGATCGAGCCCTTCCTCTCCTTCGAGGGCCCGAACGCCGCCACCATGGTCAACAACCTGGACTGGACGTCCGGGATGTCCGCCATCACGTTGCTGCGCGACATCGGCAAGTACTTCCGGGTCAACAACATGATCGCCAAGGAGGCCGTCTCGCGCCGGCTCAACTCCGACGCGGGCATCAGCTACACCGAGTTCAGCTACCAGGTCCTCCAGGGCATGGACTACCTGGAGCTCTACCGCCGCTACGGCTGCACCCTCCAGACCGGCGGCAGCGACCAGTGGGGCAACATCACCGCCGGCACCGACCTCATCCGCAAGGCCGAGGGCGTCTCCGTGCACGCCCTCGCCACCCCCCTCATCACCAAGGCCGACGGCACCAAGTTCGGCAAGACCGAGGGCGGCGCGATCTGGCTCGACCCCGAGCTGACGACCCCCTACGCCTTCTACCAGTTCTGGCTGAACGCGGACGACCGGGACATCTCCAAGTTCCTGCGCATCTTCAGCTTCGCCTCGCGCACCGAGATCGAGGAGCTGGAGCGGCTCACCGAGGAGCGCCCCCAGGCCCGGGCCGCCCAGCGCGCCCTCGCCGAGGAGCTCACCACCCTCGTCCACGGCGCCGACCAGACCGCCGCCGTCATCGCCGCCTCCAAGGCACTTTTCGGCCAGGGCGACCTCGCCGACCTCGACGGCCCCACCCTCGCGGCAGCCCTGAGCGAACTGCCGCACGCCAAGGTCACCGAACTCGCTCCCGTCGTGGACCTGTTCACGCAGGTAGAGCTCGTGGCCAGCAAGTCCGCCGCCCGCCGCACCATCAAGGAGGGCGGCGCCTACATCAACAACACCAAGGTCACCAGCGAGGACGCCGTCCCCTCCCCCTCCGACCTCCTCCACGGAAAGTGGCTGGTCCTGCGCCGGGGCAAGAAGAACCTCGCCGCCGTAGAAGTCGGCTGA